A window of the Streptomyces griseochromogenes genome harbors these coding sequences:
- a CDS encoding TlpA family protein disulfide reductase, giving the protein MSTRSRAALLSAGAAVAALTLSACGNGGTSGGGGNTNFVTGNNGISTVSKGKRATAPDLSGKTIDGKPLDVADYKGKVVVINVWGSWCGPCREEAQYFSKVSKAYEGKGVQFVGINTRDTSTTPAVAFEEEHGIDYPSLYDPTGKLMLRFKRGTLNPQLIPSTLVIDKDGKVAARALEALDDTTLLKMLKPVLAEK; this is encoded by the coding sequence ATGAGTACCCGTAGCCGCGCCGCCCTGCTCAGCGCCGGGGCCGCCGTAGCGGCCCTGACCCTGTCCGCGTGCGGTAACGGCGGCACCTCCGGCGGCGGCGGAAACACCAACTTCGTCACCGGCAACAACGGCATCAGCACGGTCTCCAAGGGCAAGCGGGCCACGGCCCCCGACCTGTCCGGCAAGACCATCGACGGCAAGCCCCTGGACGTCGCCGACTACAAGGGCAAGGTCGTCGTGATCAACGTCTGGGGCTCGTGGTGCGGGCCGTGCCGGGAGGAGGCCCAGTACTTCTCCAAGGTCTCCAAGGCGTACGAGGGCAAGGGCGTCCAGTTCGTCGGCATCAACACCCGGGACACCAGCACCACCCCCGCGGTCGCCTTCGAGGAGGAACACGGGATCGACTACCCGAGCCTGTACGACCCGACGGGCAAGCTGATGCTCCGCTTCAAGAGGGGCACGCTCAACCCGCAGCTGATCCCCTCCACGCTCGTCATCGACAAGGACGGGAAGGTCGCCGCGCGGGCGCTGGAGGCGCTCGACGACACCACCCTGCTGAAGATGCTCAAGCCGGTCCTCGCGGAGAAGTGA
- a CDS encoding cytochrome c biogenesis CcdA family protein, with the protein MSALVTLAAENQTVKHGALLVALPIALLGGLVSFFSPCVLPLVPGYLSYVTGVAGTDLADARRGRMATGAALFVLGFSAVFVSGGALFGSFGWTLQEHKDVLTKVLGVLMIAMGVFFMGLMPWFTQREFRFHKRPTTGLVGAPIVGALFGIGWTPCIGPTLAAVNGLAIEQSSAGRGAVLMVAYCVGLGLPFVLAAVAFRKALGAFGWVKRHYVWVMRIGGTMMIVTGVLLLTGAWDSLVQEMQGWSSGFNVGI; encoded by the coding sequence GTGAGCGCACTCGTCACGCTGGCCGCCGAGAACCAGACCGTGAAGCACGGCGCCCTGCTGGTCGCCCTGCCCATCGCCCTGCTCGGCGGGCTCGTCTCCTTCTTCTCGCCCTGCGTGCTCCCGCTGGTCCCCGGTTACCTCTCCTACGTCACCGGGGTCGCCGGCACCGACCTGGCCGACGCCAGACGCGGGCGCATGGCCACCGGAGCCGCCCTGTTCGTGCTCGGCTTCAGCGCCGTGTTCGTCTCCGGCGGGGCGCTGTTCGGCTCCTTCGGCTGGACCCTCCAGGAGCACAAGGACGTTCTGACCAAGGTCCTCGGCGTGCTCATGATCGCCATGGGCGTGTTCTTCATGGGGCTGATGCCCTGGTTCACCCAACGCGAGTTCCGCTTCCACAAGCGACCGACGACCGGCCTGGTGGGCGCGCCGATAGTCGGAGCCCTGTTCGGCATCGGCTGGACGCCCTGCATCGGCCCGACCCTCGCGGCGGTGAACGGCCTCGCCATCGAGCAGTCGAGTGCCGGGCGCGGGGCGGTGCTGATGGTCGCCTACTGCGTGGGCCTCGGGCTGCCCTTCGTGCTCGCGGCGGTCGCCTTCCGCAAGGCGCTCGGCGCCTTCGGCTGGGTCAAGCGCCACTATGTCTGGGTGATGCGCATCGGCGGCACGATGATGATCGTGACCGGTGTGCTGCTGCTGACCGGGGCGTGGGACAGTCTCGTGCAGGAGATGCAGGGCTGGTCCAGCGGCTTCAATGTGGGGATCTGA